The following proteins are co-located in the Streptomyces sp. DT2A-34 genome:
- a CDS encoding cation-translocating P-type ATPase, producing the protein MTMLLIACPCAAGLATPTAISAAIGNGARRGTLIKGGTHLEGIGRVTAVVFDKTGTLTLGRPLVTSVVTLDETVTADEVLSLAASGELHARHPLAEAIVRRTEEQHLHIPIHQACEVVLGMGVRAELDGSRLLVGSPALLRRHGLELSEVAQEWTTRLRAAGETVICLAHDDKLIGMLGLSDAVRGGADTVVRQLTDLGVTRIVLLTGDAPETAQAVADTLGITEVHAHALPEAKLQLIRDLQTEGHSVAMVGDGTNDAPALALADVGIVMGAHSSHVALETADIALAGNDLRNVAAVVELSRHTLRVVRQNYTLSIGVNLAGLIVSAGGSINPVLAALLHNTSSIAVVANSARLVGHTPHLPSDTAARLRAAPLEERRVR; encoded by the coding sequence ATGACCATGCTGCTGATCGCCTGCCCCTGCGCCGCGGGCCTGGCCACCCCCACCGCGATCAGCGCCGCCATCGGCAACGGCGCCCGCCGCGGCACCCTCATCAAGGGCGGCACCCACCTCGAAGGCATCGGCCGCGTCACCGCCGTCGTCTTCGACAAGACCGGCACCCTCACCCTCGGCCGCCCCCTGGTCACCAGCGTGGTCACGCTCGACGAGACGGTCACCGCCGACGAGGTACTGAGCCTTGCGGCCTCCGGCGAACTGCACGCACGCCACCCGCTCGCCGAAGCCATCGTCCGGCGCACCGAGGAACAGCACCTGCACATCCCCATCCACCAAGCCTGCGAGGTCGTCCTCGGCATGGGCGTACGCGCCGAACTCGACGGCAGCCGCCTGCTCGTGGGCAGCCCCGCCCTACTGCGCCGCCACGGCCTGGAACTCTCCGAAGTGGCCCAGGAATGGACGACCCGGCTGCGCGCCGCCGGCGAGACCGTCATCTGCCTCGCCCACGACGACAAACTCATCGGCATGCTCGGCCTGTCCGACGCCGTACGCGGCGGAGCCGACACCGTCGTCCGCCAGCTGACCGACCTCGGGGTGACCCGGATCGTGCTGCTGACCGGCGACGCCCCCGAGACCGCCCAGGCCGTGGCCGACACCCTCGGCATCACCGAGGTCCACGCCCACGCACTGCCCGAGGCCAAACTCCAACTGATCCGCGACCTCCAGACCGAGGGACACAGCGTCGCGATGGTCGGCGACGGCACCAACGACGCCCCCGCACTCGCCCTCGCGGACGTCGGCATCGTCATGGGCGCCCACTCCTCCCACGTCGCACTCGAGACCGCCGACATCGCCCTCGCCGGAAACGACCTGCGTAATGTCGCCGCCGTCGTGGAGCTGAGCCGGCACACCCTGCGCGTCGTACGGCAGAACTACACCCTGTCCATCGGCGTCAACCTCGCCGGCCTCATCGTGAGCGCCGGCGGCTCCATCAACCCCGTCCTGGCCGCCCTGCTGCACAACACCAGCAGCATCGCCGTCGTCGCCAACTCCGCCCGACTCGTGGGACACACCCCCCACCTGCCGAGCGACACCGCCGCACGGTTGCGTGCGGCACCGCTGGAGGAGCGACGCGTGCGCTGA
- a CDS encoding choice-of-anchor M domain-containing protein: MRTHRRLLTVTGIAAAALATAGLNTSAFAATTLSSGHVDVLDAEWDGTDLHLHVHDEETGTEYEPADVTLSVPAAAKVTNPGCGFLGSGGQVWLLPDTEAEADAAGVLFPGISTEHLSTGVFANNNVTYTLVSATRNGAVTEDFSIYTGSCARWFDSNTATTSFKSRTFGVATHNHANWAFEEAGTYELKFKVSGTVNGALEESATETYTVVVSS, from the coding sequence TTGCGTACCCACAGACGCCTGCTGACCGTCACCGGCATCGCCGCCGCCGCGCTCGCCACGGCCGGTCTCAACACCTCCGCCTTCGCCGCCACCACCCTGAGCAGCGGCCACGTCGACGTCCTCGACGCCGAGTGGGACGGTACCGACCTGCACCTTCACGTCCACGACGAGGAGACCGGCACCGAGTACGAGCCGGCCGATGTCACCCTGTCGGTGCCGGCAGCCGCGAAGGTGACCAACCCGGGCTGCGGCTTCCTCGGCTCCGGCGGCCAGGTCTGGCTGCTGCCGGACACCGAGGCCGAGGCCGACGCAGCCGGGGTGCTGTTCCCCGGCATCTCCACCGAGCACCTCAGCACCGGCGTCTTCGCCAACAACAACGTCACGTACACCCTGGTCAGCGCCACTCGCAACGGCGCGGTCACCGAGGACTTCAGCATCTACACCGGCAGCTGCGCCCGCTGGTTCGACAGCAACACCGCCACCACCAGCTTCAAGTCCCGGACCTTTGGCGTCGCCACCCACAACCACGCCAACTGGGCCTTCGAGGAGGCCGGAACCTACGAACTGAAGTTCAAGGTCTCCGGCACGGTGAACGGTGCTCTCGAGGAGTCCGCCACCGAGACGTACACCGTCGTCGTCAGCTCGTGA
- a CDS encoding choice-of-anchor M domain-containing protein, which produces MGALTRGGRAFTAAALAAATAVLVGAAGLVADGSGNARAAGGAVVLDEGELDLTPRLADGKLELQIDDRSGDTAVVREPSQVVLHAPASSLQYTPDPVATALGTTNMDSWQLGGWEAENIFAPEPGWNGSEAGGDTEVTLSGYEGPGDFGLAMYTREMDAADAPAIPYLGSVASVQRTFALPRDEERLLPIWQFTAEGVYRLTFTVTSGGSSDIETLAVVVGDDVDPADVLPGDGSTPTASPTDSPTGSATASPLPTAPVAHVIAEGHVDLAARPTAGGLEFQIKEGTELNHKWYEPGEVVMHVRPAAKRKIPQGYEFLGTPGEAVWWLPLQQNAGIVWPGWNTTEYAKADLDGRVSFRLDSVQGPGNIAMFHNDALGIPVVSLNSGDGLPDTHTLGAGTHSHFDWVFGAEGVYRTTFTVSATLADGTKVSDTETIAWVVGDDTDPSTVTPGEGDEPTATPTATPSESASQTPTATASPPASDSPSASASATDPGSSSSGTGGSSSTGGSGTSTTGGLASTGAQITVIAGIAVIALLVGGSAVFFVRHRRTAP; this is translated from the coding sequence ATGGGGGCCCTGACGCGCGGCGGACGCGCCTTCACCGCCGCGGCCCTGGCCGCGGCAACCGCGGTGCTCGTGGGCGCGGCAGGGCTGGTCGCCGACGGCAGCGGGAACGCCCGCGCCGCCGGCGGTGCCGTCGTGCTGGACGAGGGCGAGCTCGATCTCACGCCCCGACTGGCCGACGGAAAGCTGGAGTTGCAGATCGACGACCGCAGTGGCGACACGGCGGTCGTGCGCGAGCCGTCCCAGGTCGTGCTGCACGCCCCGGCGTCCTCCCTGCAGTACACCCCGGACCCGGTGGCCACGGCGCTCGGCACGACCAACATGGACTCCTGGCAGCTGGGCGGCTGGGAGGCGGAAAACATCTTCGCGCCCGAGCCGGGCTGGAACGGCTCAGAGGCGGGGGGCGACACAGAGGTCACGCTGTCCGGGTACGAAGGTCCCGGGGACTTCGGTCTGGCCATGTACACCCGCGAGATGGACGCCGCGGACGCTCCTGCGATCCCGTACCTCGGCAGTGTCGCTTCCGTTCAGCGCACCTTCGCGCTGCCGCGCGACGAGGAACGGCTGCTGCCCATCTGGCAGTTCACCGCAGAGGGCGTCTACCGGCTCACCTTCACCGTGACTAGCGGCGGCTCCTCCGACATCGAGACCCTCGCCGTGGTCGTCGGCGACGACGTCGACCCGGCCGACGTCCTGCCCGGTGACGGCTCCACGCCCACGGCTTCCCCGACGGATTCGCCGACCGGCTCGGCGACCGCGAGCCCGTTGCCCACCGCCCCGGTGGCGCATGTCATCGCCGAGGGCCACGTCGACCTGGCGGCCCGTCCGACAGCCGGCGGCCTGGAGTTCCAGATCAAGGAGGGCACCGAGCTCAACCACAAGTGGTATGAGCCGGGCGAGGTCGTCATGCATGTACGGCCTGCCGCCAAGCGGAAGATCCCGCAGGGGTACGAATTCCTCGGCACCCCGGGCGAGGCGGTGTGGTGGCTGCCGCTGCAGCAGAACGCCGGCATCGTGTGGCCGGGCTGGAACACCACGGAGTACGCCAAGGCCGACCTCGACGGCCGCGTCTCCTTCCGGCTGGACTCCGTGCAGGGCCCCGGCAACATCGCGATGTTCCACAACGACGCGCTGGGCATCCCGGTCGTCTCGCTCAACAGCGGTGACGGTCTGCCCGACACCCACACCCTCGGTGCGGGCACGCACAGCCACTTCGACTGGGTATTCGGCGCCGAGGGCGTCTACCGCACCACCTTCACCGTCAGCGCCACTCTCGCCGACGGCACGAAGGTCAGCGACACGGAGACCATCGCCTGGGTGGTCGGTGACGACACGGATCCGTCGACCGTGACGCCGGGTGAGGGGGACGAGCCGACGGCGACGCCCACAGCCACCCCGTCGGAATCGGCATCGCAGACACCGACCGCTACCGCGTCCCCGCCGGCGTCCGACTCGCCGAGCGCCTCGGCTTCGGCAACGGACCCGGGCTCCAGCTCCTCCGGTACCGGCGGAAGTTCGTCGACCGGCGGCAGCGGAACCTCGACGACCGGCGGCCTGGCCTCCACCGGTGCGCAGATCACCGTGATCGCGGGCATCGCCGTTATCGCCCTGCTCGTGGGTGGCAGCGCTGTGTTCTTCGTACGACATCGCCGTACCGCCCCGTGA
- a CDS encoding anchored repeat ABC transporter, substrate-binding protein, with product MAATRSVVRGIVVFERRRSPMWGHPRRTTATAAALIAASALLSGCSGLQAASSDAELRVSTTTGIIADLVEQVGGDRVEVTSIVPHHGDPHSYEPSPGDAAKVARADVVFSNGLLLEEPGIMKMVHTNARKSAPKIEIAEKLEQHGGTVIKLEEDLGLDVLWLGWAVEGEVAGDGSQVRTAATKLEGPGELRVYLTDTLGKPKVYIDSADGLDDADSFTLPPEAHTHVNWAFSEPGTYRLTVEGQTETLDGKTKDIGSGTFTFTVGDDAEAPEGARVLDGGHADVALNAETGKVYVRADDDKSGEPERLPAGDVVLNVPDRAKEAVPKEEPYAFLGEPGDELWVLPQAVIGKHVHGDMDPHAWADVANAAAYVRRIEAELIKADPDGRATYEKNAASYLKTLGALDEEVAKKLATVPEQNRKLITTHDAFGYLAKAYGMEIAGFVVPVPNQEPSAAEVEELGDTIREKKVPSVFLEPNLAARADVLRRVAEDEGVGICTIYGDSFDDNVDDYVSMMRHNATELAKCLGRDA from the coding sequence ATGGCAGCCACCCGGTCCGTCGTACGCGGCATTGTCGTGTTCGAGAGAAGGAGGAGCCCCATGTGGGGCCACCCCAGACGCACCACCGCTACCGCCGCCGCGCTGATCGCGGCGAGCGCGTTACTGTCAGGGTGCAGCGGGCTTCAAGCCGCTTCGTCGGATGCCGAGTTGAGGGTGTCGACGACCACCGGGATCATCGCCGACCTCGTCGAGCAGGTCGGCGGCGACCGCGTCGAGGTCACCTCGATCGTGCCGCACCACGGCGACCCGCACTCCTACGAGCCCAGCCCCGGCGACGCGGCCAAGGTCGCCAGGGCCGACGTCGTGTTCAGCAACGGACTGCTGCTCGAAGAGCCCGGGATCATGAAGATGGTCCACACCAACGCCCGTAAGTCCGCCCCGAAGATCGAGATCGCCGAGAAGCTCGAGCAGCACGGCGGCACGGTCATCAAGCTGGAGGAGGACCTCGGGCTCGACGTGCTGTGGCTCGGCTGGGCCGTCGAAGGCGAGGTCGCCGGAGACGGCTCCCAAGTCCGGACGGCCGCCACGAAGCTGGAAGGGCCCGGCGAGCTGCGCGTGTATCTCACCGACACGCTCGGCAAGCCCAAGGTGTACATCGACTCCGCCGACGGCCTCGACGACGCCGACTCCTTCACCCTGCCGCCCGAGGCGCACACGCACGTCAACTGGGCGTTCAGCGAGCCCGGAACGTACCGGCTGACCGTCGAGGGGCAGACCGAGACCCTCGACGGGAAGACCAAGGACATCGGCAGCGGCACTTTCACCTTCACCGTCGGCGACGACGCCGAAGCGCCCGAGGGAGCCAGAGTGCTCGACGGCGGGCACGCCGATGTCGCGCTCAACGCCGAGACCGGGAAGGTCTACGTCCGCGCTGACGACGACAAGAGCGGCGAGCCTGAGCGTCTCCCGGCCGGCGACGTGGTGCTGAACGTTCCCGACCGGGCCAAGGAGGCCGTGCCGAAGGAGGAGCCGTACGCCTTCCTCGGCGAGCCGGGCGACGAACTGTGGGTACTGCCGCAGGCCGTGATCGGCAAGCACGTGCACGGCGACATGGACCCGCACGCCTGGGCGGACGTCGCCAACGCGGCGGCGTACGTCCGGCGGATCGAGGCCGAGCTGATCAAGGCCGACCCGGACGGGAGAGCGACGTATGAGAAGAACGCCGCCTCATATCTGAAGACGCTCGGCGCCCTTGATGAGGAGGTCGCCAAGAAGCTCGCCACCGTGCCGGAGCAGAACCGCAAGCTGATCACCACCCACGACGCCTTCGGCTACCTCGCCAAGGCGTACGGCATGGAGATCGCGGGCTTCGTCGTGCCCGTGCCCAACCAGGAGCCGAGCGCGGCCGAGGTCGAGGAACTCGGCGACACCATCCGGGAGAAGAAGGTCCCGTCGGTGTTCCTGGAGCCGAACCTCGCGGCGCGCGCCGACGTGCTGCGCCGGGTCGCCGAGGACGAGGGCGTCGGGATCTGCACGATCTACGGCGACTCGTTCGACGACAACGTCGACGACTACGTATCGATGATGCGGCACAACGCGACCGAGCTCGCCAAGTGCCTGGGGAGGGACGCCTGA